From Punica granatum isolate Tunisia-2019 chromosome 1, ASM765513v2, whole genome shotgun sequence:
atcatctttttgaaatatattctcctttttttttctaatttaataaaaaaatttgaatttccctTTTCAAGGAGGTTACAAGTCGCATTGTTgattatgtttcaaaattttttcaacACATGAAGCAAAGCTCAAATATTGTGATAAGTAAATGGATTTTTACATGCACGGCAAGAATTTAGAAGCCCAAATATTGTGAAGCAACTCGTGATCAGGCAATCGTGCTCAGTCGATACGATGCTCTTATTGTCACAAGAAATTGCTTCGATGTTCATAGTTCACAGAataatatacacatatatgatCGCGTCTATTGCACTGTTCTATAATCACGATCCATGATTATTGAATAAATTGAAGTGTAGTCGggtataaaataatttttgcgACCGTATATGCGTATTGAATGTGCATCTTGGCTGTTACTATGTCTTTGTAAAATGCAAATGATGTGCCCCATGttacttttctttctttttgctaTACGGGATGTTGTCTAAATTGATAGGATTGCAAAAAGATTATAGCACGGAGGAGGAAAGGGAGCTTCCTAACTAAAAGTTGAACTGCAATGCATACCCTGATTCGGAAATAACACCACATTTGATTGGGACACTTCATGTGCATATGCATGACCCATTCCTCACCCCAttccccaagctaaaaggagtTGCTGCACTGCTCCTGTCATTTAGGACGGCACCGATCTATCCCTTTTTCCCGATGTTCGAGGTACCGTAGGATGCTCCCGACCGTGAAATCTGCTTCGAGTTACCATGTTAAGATGACTGGATGCGGGAACCGGAAAGAAATGGATCGAGCGTCAAAGGTTCATGCGCTGAACGTTTGAgtagaaaaatgaagaaaaggaagaactGTATTGATAAAGCCTAGCTTTGAGTTCAATCAAATACACACCCTCATGTACTCGAAAGCAATCTCACATGGAGTTGACGATGCTGTATCAGTATTGCTACTTCTGTACTTCAAACCTCTTTGACTTTTATCAGCCAGTGTGTACGATTCTGCATTTATGATGAGTAATTTCATGGGTATCCTTTTTCCTATACGGTCCTATGTATTGCTATTAATTATGCACTTCAAACCTCTGACTTTTACCAGCAAATGTATACGATTTTGCATCCATGATGAGTGAGTTCATCGGTATCATTTTTCCTATGAATTGTTGTCACATATGAGAGGAGAGGTCTCGACTAAAGACAGTCCCGCATAGACGTTGATTACGAGTGACTTTATCCTCGCgtttcattataatttttcctCCCGAAACTATAACTTGCTAATGTCATAGATTTTGTAATTAATAGGATCGAGGGACAGGGCAATTGAAAACTGAAAAGGACCTGGGCATGGCCATGCACCAGCAGAACAGAAGCCGGGCCATTCCCTTTCGTCCATACATGTAGATCCGTTGATAGACCCATCATCTTAATTAATCGTGCCCATGACTGAACCCCAGTGACTCTTACACTCCATTtgatttcgcagttaaaatcacaatatttttaactttaactctaactcAGCaaactacacaacaaaaatacacattttccaaataaaaaattttaattttaactttaactcaacacactaaacaatcatttgtcctttttcacaatcaaaatcaaagttactttaactctgaaaccaaatgtAGATAATATTGTATACCGAATAAATAATTCAAGCATCGCATTGTTCTGCAAGAATGTACATAATATTGTATATGTTTCCAGGGATTATGCTCTCCTTACTTCCAAATATGATGGACACCCAGAACCTCCTATAGCAATGACATGACATATTTGTAACAATAGCCAGACACCTCGAGCGACCGAGGTTGCTCGAGGCTGAGATGTTCTCAATCCAGCCCTCGCATGGCCAGTCCAATACAAGAGTCAGCACCGAACTTCGACTCTCCAACTTTGGAAAATCCGAGCTGAGGGAACTGAACTAATCATCTTAGAAATTCTTCCCCTCTGTCAATATGTACCAATTTCATTCTCTCtctgtaaaataaatgtgctttgCGTTCACATAGATTGCAGAATGAAGAATGATTACATGATCGCGATAGAGTCCACCATCGTGATTTCCAAATCAAAACAAATGATGGGCTTACCCAGAACATTTAACTGCTTCTGTCAGGAAGTTGAAGTGGGAACTGGGACAGGTGGCCGGAGTACTTGTTGCAGCAGTCTTGCAGCGAGGCGTTGTGTAATTCCCCCGGCGACACGTCCCCCGAAACTGCGTGCTTCAGGTTCTTGGAGGACCTGTTCCATGGGTGGTTTCCACCAATTGTTTCTTTATCTCGACTCCTCTCCATAATGATTGATAAAATACTATATTTTGTGGTAGTTCGATTTACCTATGACGTGCTTAATCCACTCCGTTCTACGCAGATCACCTAAGTCATCCTAACGCTATCACTAGTCATTCCATCCTAAACAAGGGGAAATTACTAGACCAAAGGCTTAGTTGGGTTCGCCTTAACATATCTGCCATTGGTATACGGATAGAATCGAAAAAAGATGACCTTCCACCATTTAAATGAGTAGCTCCTTCAGTGTACTTGGCTCGAGTATTTATGCCTTCCCATCATTGCGGATTTCATTCTTCCTGACACATTACTAATTGCTTACCCCATAGACCTATTCCTTGGTTTTCTCCCCATTTCCCCATTTCCTCAAGATACAATGAATCAAATTCTCTTTCTTGCATCAAGTTTTTTCTTCCAATTCTACGGACACTAAATAAGCAACATTTTCTTGATGCAGAGAATGCAAGACTATAATTGTTCActgataataaaaaagatgGAAAGCACAACCATAAAATGAATTCTTAGACCGAAACTACGCCTTACCTGTAAGATAGGCTGCAAAAGAGCTGGGTCAAAGTTTTCGGAGGTCCTCAAGAGTCCCCATATCCTGACCACCTGATCCCGGAGCTCTATCATGCTCTTCAGTTCATTGTCATTCATCACCAATGGTCCATTTGCATTGCCATTAAAAAGTAGAGTCCTCATGAAATCAGGAACAGTTCTAGATGCATCAACCACTGAACCCAAAACAACTGCTTCAGTAACTCGTACAGCTTCCTTTATAACCAAAACCCGGAGCTCTTCACCATCTGGACCTAATAACAGCTTCAATACTGGTTGCAGAGCATCTTTTGCAGAGAAATCTCTATCTTTTCTGCCCTGTTCGAGTAGGTTCTCAAGTCTATTCCACCTGCaccaaaatatttaaatttttaacatgTCATTCATAACTGGCGTCAAGATTATATAGAGGTAAGATGTAAAGATAGTGGCAACCACATACCTAAACTTCCCATCCTGGAACAGAAGCTCAATGAGAGCATCTCTGAGATATGGATTTGGATCAGTGAGAAGTCTTTTAGCGAAATAAGGATATGATGCAGCCAGCACCTTGAAATCAGGATCAGCATATAGTGCTAAACCCTCTAATACAGTAAGCGACCTGAGTATCAACGCATAGTACGCAGGGACTGCAGGAAAACAGTCAGCAAAAGGTTAATAGATAGACAAAAGACTTAATAGATTGGCAAAAGGTTAATTGCAGGCAACAAAATATAGCCATAACTTACCATTAAATGGATACTGATACAGAACATTACCAAGACCATTAACCAGCGTCTTGAAGTTTAATTCGCTTACAGTCGCATTAAGCGCATCATCAAAGAAGTCTCGTAGTGCTGGTACAATTGGAGATACATCTACATCAGGTGACAAGAAATCAAGAGCATAGTAGTCCTGGGCCATAGCTTCATAATCCCGATTAACCAGGTGAACGACATGACCAATAATAGCAAATCTCGCTTCCTCCGGGGTCTCACTCATCATTCCAAAATCAAGAAAAGCAAGTTTTCCCCCAGGTGTTGCCAAAAGATTTCCAGGATGGGGATCTGCATGAAAATAGCCATACTCAAGCAGCTGCCGCAGACTGCACTGTATGCCGGTATTTACCAAATCCAAAACTTTCAATCCCTGTTTCTCAATGGCTTCCTGCTCGTTTAACTTCACCCCATCAACCCATTCCATAGTCAATACTTTGCCACTTGTGTAATCCCAGAAGATATCAGGGACAAGGACATCTTGCTTGTCAGCGTACAGTTTTTTAAATCTCCTCGCATTTTGTCCCTCCTGCAGGGACCTGTCAAAATTAACAATCAAACCCAACAAAATCTTATGGTATTACCAAAGCGGTAATTCACATGGCTGGCATAGACCACAGTATTTCAGACTCAAATTAGATAGTGATTGGGATGAAATGTTCTGGTTCTGCTATTGAAAATCAGTATTTCATATGTGATGGACAGTtatagggtgtgtttgttttttaaattttttttaactcaactcaactccacttattttcaattcaacatcacaatcaatactttttttttcatttttaaaatttttttaaccattcaattcaattttttatattaaattgtctcaactattcattactttttcacaattcaacaatacaatcattacttaatcattactttccctcaattatttattactttttcacactttttctcataattcaacaatacaatcattacaaatcaattagaactaaaactcaactctaaatccaaacacactcatagtgggtttgattttagagttgagttgagttgaattttgattttaattggtttgtaatgattatgatgttgaattatgagaaaatgtttgaaaaagtaatgaatagttgaaaaagaagtaatgattgtattgttgaattgtaaaaaagtaatgaataattgagataatttattattaaaaattgaattgaatgattaaaaaaattgaagaaaaataaaaaagtaataattgtgttgttgatttttgttgtctagtgagtaaagttaaaacgttagagttaaaatcttccAACCGGATTTAGAAATCAAACAGGCCattaaggttttttttttttcccaataaaGAGCAACGCTTATGGATccataaaaaacaaaaaagaaaatcaggaTGTTGTGCATGCAGCTGAAGAATTTACCACCAAATATGTCTTAAGAAAACTGACCTGCACATAATTGAGCTCTTGATAAACTCTTCTAGCAAACTCATCAATAAGGGCGACAACATCACTGGTAATAATATCGACATATTTGTTTATGAAAAATCCAAGGCCCCTTATCAGGTAGAAATCCATTCCTATGGCTTCTTCGATACCGGGCCTTTGCACCTTGACAGCAACCGTTTGCCCAGAGTATCTCAGCTGTGCTTTGTACACTTGCCCGAGACTTGCTGCTGCTATTGGAGACGGGGATATGGATGAGAAAATGGAATCAAGAGACAGCCCCAGCTCTCTCTCAATGCAAGCAAATGCCTCTGAATCAGGAAATGTCGGCAAAGCATCCTGCCAATCATAACGGAAGCAGAAGTGATGTCAGCACAGTATCAACTATGAACATCAGTTGCTACAAACAACAAAATCATAATAGAATCCATCTCAACATAAATCTTTCCTCTGCAGATTCCGATATGAGGATCAAAGAACTTGCAACAAGCTCTAATGCCAATATCTCAATTGCAGAGAAATGAACCTACCTGAAGTTCGGAGAGCTCCTCGAGATACTCGGGAGGGCAAATATCGGGCCTTGTCGACAATCCTTGCCCAATTTTAACGAAAGTCGGTCCGAGTCTCGTGAAAATTCTTCTCAGCTCAGCACCTCGCTTCCTCTTGTTCTGATCAATTTGGCCGTTGCTTTGGTCTATCAACAGCTTCAATCCGAATGAACCGACTGCTATCAGTATCTCCAGAGCTCTACCCGTCACCTAATTACACTCAACAACACCCAATCAATCACCAAATGACCAAGATGGAGCTCAGGATTGACGTACGGAgacgagagagagaatgaCCTTAATAGGGCGGGAGCCGTATTTGCGAGACAGAAGCTCGGGGCTGTAGACTGTCGCATTGGCGGCCCGAGCCATGGCTCTGGTCTCGGCCTGGATGTCCTCGGCCCGCTCAGCGACGGCTACCGACAGCGGCACGGAACTGCCACCGTTATCCCTCGCCGGCTGCAGGCCGCTAGGGGAGGCCTCGACCAGGGCGGCTCTCGGCGCCGCTACTCTCACCGGCCGGCTCACCCTGGCCGTCCTCGAGACCGGGAGTGGAGCCCACCGCGGCGGGGACATAATTAGAGAACTCACGGCCATGGCGTCTCTCCTCCGTCTTAGCTGTTAGCCTGTGAATCGAGCTCCGCTCAGCGCCTGAGGAAGGCGGAAAATGGTTGGTTAGCTCATAACGCCAGCGCCCACTgcagattttttattttttcagaaattatttttctttgattattattattattattattattattattatcattttattataaaagagacctaatacttaaaatataaataataaatatctaataaaagtaGTTTCACTCTGTatcaaatataattcataaatatctaataaaagtaGTTTCACTGTATATCAAATTTGAGACATTTTGATTACTATACGAGAAGTGCGTCGCTGCACTTAATCATATcttgatttattattattttttatttattcaatttttcctGGCTCGTATTGCTTGTCCATGTGGCAGCACCTAACTTGACAGCGGGCCATACCTTAATCACGCAATTAGCGGAAAAATCGGAAGGCAGACGTAAATCATCTGCTTGCCATGACTCCAATGAATATTAATATCCGATGACATCAGATTGTTGAAAAATTATCGGATAAGTTTTACGTAACTGATGCGACGCTAGGATACTTCGGAACACAATAAGAAGAACATGGACAGTCAG
This genomic window contains:
- the LOC116192331 gene encoding protein ACTIVITY OF BC1 COMPLEX KINASE 3, chloroplastic, whose amino-acid sequence is MAVSSLIMSPPRWAPLPVSRTARVSRPVRVAAPRAALVEASPSGLQPARDNGGSSVPLSVAVAERAEDIQAETRAMARAANATVYSPELLSRKYGSRPIKVTGRALEILIAVGSFGLKLLIDQSNGQIDQNKRKRGAELRRIFTRLGPTFVKIGQGLSTRPDICPPEYLEELSELQDALPTFPDSEAFACIERELGLSLDSIFSSISPSPIAAASLGQVYKAQLRYSGQTVAVKVQRPGIEEAIGMDFYLIRGLGFFINKYVDIITSDVVALIDEFARRVYQELNYVQEGQNARRFKKLYADKQDVLVPDIFWDYTSGKVLTMEWVDGVKLNEQEAIEKQGLKVLDLVNTGIQCSLRQLLEYGYFHADPHPGNLLATPGGKLAFLDFGMMSETPEEARFAIIGHVVHLVNRDYEAMAQDYYALDFLSPDVDVSPIVPALRDFFDDALNATVSELNFKTLVNGLGNVLYQYPFNVPAYYALILRSLTVLEGLALYADPDFKVLAASYPYFAKRLLTDPNPYLRDALIELLFQDGKFRWNRLENLLEQGRKDRDFSAKDALQPVLKLLLGPDGEELRVLVIKEAVRVTEAVVLGSVVDASRTVPDFMRTLLFNGNANGPLVMNDNELKSMIELRDQVVRIWGLLRTSENFDPALLQPILQVLQEPEARSFGGRVAGGITQRLAARLLQQVLRPPVPVPTSTS